Proteins co-encoded in one Bremerella sp. TYQ1 genomic window:
- a CDS encoding SDR family oxidoreductase, translated as MAADYLTKLFGMDGQVAIVIGASGVLGGAIAEGLASAGATVIVSGLNPERGQARADRILSSGGKAEFIAADTLSRDSLAEMRDKCIEKFGRVDMLVNCAGVNSSVPYEEITDEDWQRVMDTNLTGTHLACQVFAPTMASQEKGGAILNIGSVTAHLPLSRVFAYSASKAAVLNLTKNLAREYATKNVRFNVLCPGFFPAEQNRKILDKERVDNIIGQTPMARFGEPEELVGASILLLSQVAGSFITGATVYVDGGFTAMRF; from the coding sequence ATGGCCGCTGACTACTTAACGAAACTGTTTGGAATGGATGGCCAAGTTGCCATCGTGATTGGTGCTTCCGGCGTCTTGGGTGGTGCCATTGCAGAAGGTCTTGCTTCGGCAGGTGCCACTGTCATCGTAAGCGGCTTGAACCCTGAACGTGGTCAGGCCCGAGCCGATCGCATTCTTTCTTCCGGAGGCAAAGCAGAGTTCATTGCGGCCGATACGCTCTCGCGCGACTCGCTCGCCGAGATGCGTGACAAGTGCATCGAAAAATTCGGCCGCGTCGATATGCTGGTCAACTGCGCCGGCGTGAATTCTTCGGTTCCTTACGAAGAAATCACCGACGAAGACTGGCAACGCGTCATGGACACCAATCTGACAGGAACGCATCTCGCGTGTCAGGTTTTTGCCCCGACGATGGCCAGTCAGGAAAAAGGAGGCGCCATCCTGAACATCGGTAGCGTCACCGCCCATCTCCCCCTCTCACGCGTGTTTGCTTACTCGGCATCCAAGGCAGCCGTCTTGAATCTGACGAAGAACCTGGCTCGTGAATATGCGACCAAGAACGTCCGGTTCAATGTGCTTTGCCCTGGATTTTTCCCCGCCGAACAGAATCGAAAGATTCTCGACAAAGAACGTGTCGACAATATCATCGGCCAAACGCCGATGGCTCGATTTGGTGAACCGGAAGAGCTTGTCGGAGCATCCATACTGTTGCTCTCACAAGTCGCCGGCAGCTTCATCACCGGTGCCACGGTTTATGTCGACGGTGGCTTTACCGCGATGCGGTTCTAG